A region of Methanocorpusculum labreanum Z DNA encodes the following proteins:
- a CDS encoding thymidylate synthase, giving the protein MKLLRAPNLARAHELVIRYILEKGSLLTTENGEETVETDEVCLFVDTPLAKPMVSPCSRFKEAFLEAYARNLIDGSDSVFEYDYHGRLFDWGCGLTQNGEIHQDQIQYIIDKLRECPVSRRAVAVTWCPPVDAKLADCPCLQLVQCVVRDGKLNMKIVFRSNDMLSAAGSNMFALAKLQEYIAEKIGVEVGTYTHISLVPHVYYKRDAADIPPFCGKGTQFTPCIEVCRVCGGCAKAKR; this is encoded by the coding sequence ATGAAACTACTTCGTGCACCGAACCTTGCACGGGCACATGAACTTGTTATCCGGTATATTCTGGAAAAGGGTAGCTTGCTGACCACCGAAAACGGCGAGGAGACGGTCGAAACCGATGAGGTCTGCCTCTTCGTCGACACACCGCTTGCAAAGCCGATGGTCTCCCCCTGCTCCAGATTTAAGGAAGCTTTTCTGGAAGCATATGCCCGAAATCTGATTGATGGTTCGGATTCGGTGTTTGAGTATGATTATCACGGCAGGCTTTTCGACTGGGGCTGCGGACTTACGCAAAACGGCGAAATCCATCAGGACCAGATCCAGTATATCATCGATAAATTACGGGAATGCCCGGTATCCCGCCGTGCCGTCGCCGTCACCTGGTGTCCCCCGGTTGATGCAAAACTTGCTGACTGTCCCTGTCTTCAGCTGGTCCAGTGTGTTGTCAGAGATGGAAAACTGAATATGAAGATCGTTTTCCGGAGCAATGATATGCTTTCGGCCGCCGGATCGAATATGTTTGCCCTTGCAAAACTCCAGGAATATATCGCAGAAAAAATTGGGGTAGAGGTTGGGACGTACACGCACATATCGCTTGTACCTCATGTATATTATAAGCGGGATGCAGCCGACATTCCGCCGTTTTGCGGAAAGGGAACACAGTTCACTCCGTGCATCGAGGTTTGCCGTGTATGCGGCGGATGCGCGAAAGCAAAACGCTAA
- a CDS encoding JAB domain-containing protein — MSLKNTADIDKPREKLIAKGPGSLELEELVAAIIGRGVPGCDAVQIGKKVAKILMSRTYETEVNDLCGVNGMGEAKACQIIAALELARRFPPPVHRFAVIHKAEDVLPFVHQYRYDTQENVISVTLSGAHEVLKVRLITKGLVNESQIHPREVFAGAILDRAAAMILIHNHPSGNLHPSKQDLKITKEMQAAGELLGIKLLDHLIIGPTDGFYSIVDEE, encoded by the coding sequence ATGAGTCTGAAAAATACCGCTGATATCGATAAACCAAGAGAAAAACTGATCGCAAAGGGCCCGGGAAGTCTTGAACTTGAAGAACTGGTCGCAGCAATCATCGGAAGGGGAGTTCCGGGGTGTGATGCCGTCCAAATTGGAAAAAAGGTCGCAAAGATTCTGATGTCCAGAACCTACGAAACAGAGGTGAATGATCTCTGCGGGGTAAACGGCATGGGTGAAGCAAAAGCGTGCCAGATCATAGCCGCTCTGGAACTCGCACGCCGGTTCCCTCCGCCAGTTCACCGGTTTGCAGTCATTCACAAAGCAGAGGATGTCCTCCCATTCGTTCATCAGTACCGATATGATACGCAGGAAAACGTCATTTCAGTAACATTGTCCGGCGCACATGAAGTGCTGAAGGTCAGACTCATCACCAAAGGTCTCGTAAATGAATCACAGATCCACCCAAGAGAAGTGTTTGCCGGAGCAATTTTGGACCGGGCGGCAGCGATGATTCTGATTCATAACCATCCGTCCGGAAATCTGCATCCAAGCAAACAGGATCTGAAAATAACAAAAGAGATGCAGGCTGCCGGAGAACTGCTCGGAATAAAACTGCTGGATCATCTGATCATCGGACCCACAGATGGATTTTACAGCATTGTAGACGAAGAATAA
- a CDS encoding rubrerythrin family protein encodes MNTQDCIDGAFSGESQANRKYKSYAEAAADEGYDHVAKLFRATSAAEEIHARRLLRVGGYIGSTVANLEAGREGELHETNQMYPEFVSIAEKEDRQDAVITFTHAMKAEAVHAELYRKALEAVKAGKDFNVKTIYLCPVCGNVEIDKTPANCPICGIPGASFKVVE; translated from the coding sequence ATGAACACTCAGGACTGTATTGATGGAGCATTTTCTGGAGAATCCCAGGCAAACCGTAAGTATAAATCCTACGCAGAAGCAGCAGCTGATGAAGGATACGATCATGTAGCAAAACTCTTCCGTGCAACGTCGGCAGCAGAAGAAATCCACGCCCGCAGGCTTCTCCGTGTTGGTGGCTACATTGGAAGCACCGTTGCAAACCTCGAAGCTGGTCGTGAAGGTGAACTTCATGAGACCAATCAGATGTATCCCGAGTTTGTTTCTATTGCTGAAAAGGAAGACCGTCAGGATGCTGTCATCACATTCACGCACGCGATGAAAGCCGAGGCAGTGCACGCCGAGCTCTACAGAAAAGCACTTGAAGCAGTAAAAGCAGGCAAAGATTTCAATGTCAAAACCATCTATCTCTGCCCGGTCTGCGGAAATGTCGAAATCGACAAGACTCCGGCAAACTGCCCAATCTGCGGTATTCCCGGTGCCTCATTCAAAGTCGTCGAGTAA
- a CDS encoding rubrerythrin family protein — protein sequence MNTQDCINGAFSGESRVNRKYKTFSEAAAEEGYTHLAKLFRATSAAEEIHARELLRVGGYIGSMASNLEAGIEAELRASTESYPAFISIAEKEDRQDAALIFTHAMNAEARHAVLYKKALEEVKAGKDFDAKIVYLCPVCGNVEIDTVPEHCPVCGVPGTSFNVIE from the coding sequence ATGAACACTCAAGACTGTATTAATGGAGCATTTTCCGGAGAATCCCGGGTAAACCGCAAGTATAAAACATTTTCAGAAGCAGCGGCTGAAGAAGGATACACTCATTTAGCAAAACTCTTCCGTGCAACGTCTGCAGCGGAAGAGATTCATGCACGCGAGCTTCTCCGTGTCGGCGGATATATCGGCAGTATGGCTTCCAATCTTGAGGCTGGTATCGAAGCTGAACTTCGTGCAAGTACGGAGAGTTATCCCGCTTTTATCTCCATTGCTGAAAAGGAAGACCGTCAGGATGCAGCCCTCATATTTACACATGCCATGAATGCCGAGGCCAGGCACGCCGTACTCTATAAAAAAGCACTTGAGGAAGTTAAAGCTGGCAAAGATTTCGATGCGAAGATCGTCTACCTCTGTCCCGTCTGTGGAAATGTCGAGATTGACACCGTTCCGGAACACTGCCCTGTATGCGGGGTTCCCGGGACCTCATTCAACGTAATCGAGTAA
- a CDS encoding AI-2E family transporter, which produces MNIPQYARDHFSLILVVLIFLAILVVSWNYIFLFILALSVAVVFLPLHRKMIKRIPAPFSAGILTTFVLAVIIGICVGIVVVVSSDFEYFMSIFQTIINTVTNMLHLTDGNDFSLKIVDEVKNILLTMFPSFALSAAQMIPAVIIDMILFYSLVYLSIICGDRIWADLCSVIPAGSMDNVLLMAKKTKDILFSIYVVHVFIAFLTFFLAYAFFLLLGYGHEIFFSTMCALFALIPVLGPLMVIIFVGIYALCLGDIRGVILTATLGYFLTCVLTDLIIRPKLTGKRVKIRPMLMFVGFFGGAMAMGLLGFVLGPVLLILGLTAYEIFIKEGRKKNASEIMYEETKV; this is translated from the coding sequence ATGAATATTCCGCAGTATGCAAGAGACCATTTCAGTCTGATACTTGTCGTTCTGATATTTCTGGCGATTCTTGTCGTATCGTGGAATTATATTTTCCTCTTTATCCTTGCTCTTTCAGTAGCGGTTGTGTTTCTGCCGCTGCACCGGAAGATGATTAAGCGTATCCCGGCACCGTTTTCTGCGGGGATTTTGACAACGTTTGTTCTCGCGGTAATTATCGGGATCTGTGTGGGAATTGTAGTGGTGGTCAGTTCGGATTTTGAGTACTTCATGTCGATTTTCCAGACGATCATAAACACCGTTACAAATATGCTTCATCTGACCGATGGTAATGACTTCTCCCTAAAAATCGTTGATGAGGTAAAAAACATACTTCTTACCATGTTTCCAAGCTTTGCGCTGAGCGCAGCACAGATGATTCCAGCCGTCATCATCGACATGATCCTCTTTTATTCTCTGGTGTATCTGTCGATAATCTGCGGGGACAGAATATGGGCCGATTTGTGCAGTGTTATCCCTGCTGGTTCCATGGACAATGTCTTGTTAATGGCGAAAAAAACTAAAGATATCCTCTTTTCAATCTATGTAGTTCATGTCTTCATAGCCTTTCTGACCTTCTTTTTAGCATACGCATTTTTCCTGTTGCTTGGGTATGGTCACGAGATCTTCTTTTCCACGATGTGTGCGTTGTTTGCTCTGATCCCTGTCTTGGGCCCGCTAATGGTGATCATTTTCGTCGGCATCTATGCGTTATGTCTTGGAGATATCCGTGGCGTTATCCTGACCGCAACGCTTGGATACTTTTTAACGTGTGTTTTAACTGATCTGATCATCCGTCCTAAACTCACCGGAAAACGGGTGAAGATCAGACCGATGCTCATGTTTGTCGGATTTTTCGGCGGGGCTATGGCAATGGGACTTCTGGGATTCGTTTTAGGCCCGGTTCTGTTGATTCTCGGACTTACCGCGTATGAAATCTTCATCAAGGAAGGAAGAAAGAAAAATGCCAGTGAGATAATGTATGAGGAAACCAAGGTTTGA
- a CDS encoding pentapeptide repeat-containing protein yields the protein MRKPRFDAGQYSLLQECSKAKDFTRWNAWYAVHLKETMYLRSSDAYGAHLEGGDLAYWFLEGADLRFANLKNADLSYSYLKSADLSYANLAGTNLWRAYLSKAILDGANPDAAVYDGAGKIKCDPAQVSRLKEGVSSWNAWYENEISNKPDDTRVYGAYLEEASFMGMDLSGVNLSYAHLEGADLRHVNFSGADLTHAHLEGADMWKADLSGADLRFAELGGANMAGAKKVNTLF from the coding sequence ATGAGGAAACCAAGGTTTGACGCAGGGCAGTATTCACTGCTGCAGGAATGTTCGAAGGCGAAGGATTTTACCCGCTGGAACGCGTGGTATGCCGTCCATCTGAAAGAGACCATGTATCTGAGAAGTTCAGATGCATACGGGGCCCATCTTGAGGGGGGGGATCTTGCCTACTGGTTTTTGGAGGGTGCCGATCTCAGGTTTGCCAATCTCAAAAATGCCGACCTTTCCTACTCCTATCTGAAGTCAGCCGATCTTTCCTATGCGAATCTCGCTGGCACCAACCTCTGGCGTGCCTATTTATCCAAGGCAATCCTCGATGGTGCCAATCCGGATGCTGCTGTCTATGACGGGGCAGGAAAAATTAAGTGCGATCCAGCTCAGGTTTCCCGTCTTAAAGAAGGGGTTTCCAGCTGGAATGCATGGTATGAAAACGAGATCTCGAATAAACCCGATGATACCAGGGTCTATGGTGCTTATCTGGAAGAGGCCTCGTTTATGGGTATGGATTTGTCGGGAGTAAATCTTTCATACGCTCATCTGGAAGGCGCCGACCTCAGGCATGTAAACTTCTCGGGTGCCGATCTTACCCACGCTCATCTGGAAGGTGCAGATATGTGGAAAGCTGATCTTTCCGGCGCTGATCTCCGGTTTGCCGAGCTGGGCGGTGCAAATATGGCCGGTGCCAAAAAAGTAAACACTCTTTTTTAA
- a CDS encoding DUF4013 domain-containing protein — MVMGFSENIQNSMEYANTAFKTFGSWFVLILLYSVMFAGTVLLILGLIFVLMAFAAMTPAFASAVDSAMMSAPGMDQAALAMFTSASVIFFILGTIVTTIAGVFIYGFMMRVYRGGELALNHWGKMFVEGILAMIILFIYMIPYMIISTLVTLGPMDNMAYLIIVGMIIPIILLIISVMIGMMGVIKFAKEEKFGAAFHIKELLTVIGNIGWLRYLGYWILLSLIVGVAEIVLFCIPIAGFVLLVVAMPFIMIVTARFFANLYDSALPAVTE; from the coding sequence ATGGTAATGGGTTTTAGCGAAAACATCCAGAATTCCATGGAGTATGCAAACACTGCATTCAAAACCTTTGGAAGCTGGTTTGTTCTAATTCTTCTGTACTCGGTAATGTTTGCCGGTACGGTTCTGCTGATCCTTGGTCTGATCTTCGTGCTGATGGCGTTTGCCGCCATGACTCCCGCATTTGCCTCGGCGGTCGATTCCGCGATGATGAGCGCTCCGGGGATGGATCAGGCGGCTTTGGCGATGTTCACGTCCGCTTCGGTCATCTTCTTCATTCTTGGCACCATTGTCACGACAATTGCAGGTGTCTTCATCTACGGATTCATGATGAGAGTCTACCGCGGAGGAGAACTTGCACTGAACCATTGGGGTAAGATGTTTGTCGAGGGAATTCTTGCAATGATCATCCTCTTCATCTACATGATCCCCTACATGATCATCTCAACTCTCGTGACGCTTGGTCCGATGGACAACATGGCATATCTGATCATTGTCGGCATGATCATCCCGATCATTCTTCTGATCATCTCTGTAATGATCGGAATGATGGGTGTTATCAAATTCGCAAAGGAAGAGAAGTTCGGCGCAGCATTCCACATTAAGGAACTTCTGACCGTGATTGGGAACATCGGCTGGTTACGGTATCTCGGATACTGGATCCTTCTCTCCCTGATAGTTGGGGTTGCAGAAATCGTTCTTTTCTGTATCCCGATCGCCGGCTTTGTGCTGCTCGTGGTCGCAATGCCGTTTATCATGATCGTAACTGCCCGGTTCTTTGCCAATCTCTATGACTCGGCTCTGCCGGCAGTAACCGAATAA
- the lysS gene encoding lysine--tRNA ligase codes for MEEKIHEKIHWADAKAAQVAADAPQLIATGITPSGPIHLGNMREVMTGDMIYKALLKRGIEAELVYIADDFDPLRKVYPFLSDEYQKYIGWPVSDIPCPCGKHKSYAEHFLDPFLSAIEELDIHPRIIRTSEAYRSGMFTEQIKQALVHAEDIKEILERVSGRKLEEGWTPYYPICSSCGTISRAAILSHDIENHTVTYKCSCGHEGVSDYSKGEGKLVWRVDWPMRWSVHGVTVEPFGKDHASPGGSYDTGKIITKEIYGYNAPVPVTYEWISLKGKGEMHSSKGVVLTIRDMLDVVPPEVLRYLIAKTKPDKTIAFDPGMGLLRLIDEYDKAAVVGESREYELSRIASPQTTIPFRHMVTVVQIARTDDAIFDILKRSGYEIVDKEAVLDQANRAKVWLERYAPEDAKFAVAESLPEVAANEKPEVKAAVVAYAKIVTDAEWKADVLHNAVYDAAQATGVTGKEVFTGIYRAFLGADRGPRLGWFLEALGREETLKRLLEMSL; via the coding sequence ATGGAAGAAAAAATACATGAGAAGATTCACTGGGCTGATGCGAAAGCAGCGCAGGTTGCGGCTGATGCTCCGCAGCTTATTGCGACCGGCATTACGCCTTCCGGCCCTATCCATCTAGGAAATATGCGTGAGGTCATGACGGGTGACATGATCTACAAAGCTCTCCTCAAACGGGGAATTGAAGCCGAACTTGTCTATATTGCAGACGACTTCGACCCTCTGAGAAAAGTCTACCCGTTCCTTTCCGACGAATATCAGAAATATATCGGCTGGCCGGTCAGCGATATCCCGTGCCCGTGTGGAAAACACAAAAGTTATGCAGAACATTTCCTTGACCCCTTCCTCTCGGCGATCGAGGAGCTCGACATCCACCCAAGAATCATCAGAACCAGCGAGGCTTACCGCTCGGGAATGTTTACCGAACAGATCAAACAGGCTCTCGTTCACGCCGAAGATATCAAAGAGATCCTTGAAAGAGTCTCCGGCAGAAAACTCGAAGAGGGCTGGACGCCGTATTATCCGATCTGTTCATCCTGCGGCACGATTTCCCGTGCAGCGATCCTCTCCCACGATATCGAAAACCATACCGTCACCTACAAATGTTCCTGCGGTCACGAAGGCGTCTCCGACTACTCCAAAGGCGAAGGAAAACTCGTATGGCGTGTCGACTGGCCGATGCGCTGGTCAGTACATGGCGTGACGGTTGAACCGTTCGGAAAAGACCACGCCTCGCCCGGCGGATCGTATGATACCGGCAAGATCATCACCAAAGAGATCTACGGCTACAATGCCCCGGTCCCGGTAACCTACGAATGGATCAGCCTGAAAGGAAAAGGCGAGATGCACTCCTCAAAAGGTGTCGTCTTAACGATTCGGGATATGCTCGATGTCGTCCCGCCGGAAGTTCTCCGCTACTTGATCGCAAAAACCAAACCCGACAAGACCATCGCGTTTGATCCGGGAATGGGCCTGCTCCGTTTAATCGACGAGTATGACAAGGCAGCCGTTGTTGGAGAGTCACGCGAATATGAACTCTCCAGAATCGCCTCACCCCAGACGACGATTCCGTTCCGTCATATGGTGACGGTCGTCCAGATCGCACGGACCGATGATGCAATCTTCGATATCCTCAAACGCAGCGGATACGAGATCGTCGACAAAGAGGCCGTCCTTGATCAGGCAAACCGTGCCAAGGTATGGCTCGAACGTTACGCTCCCGAAGATGCCAAGTTTGCCGTTGCCGAATCCCTTCCTGAGGTTGCCGCGAATGAAAAGCCCGAGGTCAAAGCAGCCGTAGTTGCCTACGCAAAAATTGTGACCGATGCCGAGTGGAAAGCCGATGTTCTCCACAATGCCGTGTATGATGCCGCCCAGGCAACCGGCGTTACCGGAAAAGAGGTCTTCACCGGTATCTATCGGGCTTTCCTCGGGGCCGACCGTGGTCCACGCCTCGGCTGGTTCCTCGAAGCACTTGGCCGCGAAGAGACGCTGAAACGTCTTCTTGAGATGTCATTATAA
- a CDS encoding radical SAM protein has protein sequence MAKDKLPRNLSDGCKLCYIGAKLVLFITGRCDRDCWYCPLSEERKDLDVIYANDQKITTPEEAIAEGEIMDALGTGVTGGEPLLEIERVVEFCSALKKHFGKEHQIHLYTGHAPTEEDLAALVGCVDEIRMHPPHEVWKDILNSLYVQSIANAKMMGFSIGFEVPSLPGLRHFFPLLDSVDFFNINQLEWGDACADNMRERKLETENPLCNAIKGSTKWAGEINGHPKVHYCTSTFKDSVQLRERLKRIAMNSARPFDMITEDGTIMYGSMEVKGDLELIIPCLRAGSYYEEMEDGTIELDWQQMRKIPRKFGGERKIIERYPNDGMIVEVIPQ, from the coding sequence ATGGCGAAGGACAAACTCCCGAGAAACCTCTCTGACGGCTGTAAACTCTGTTACATCGGAGCAAAGCTGGTCCTCTTTATTACCGGACGGTGTGATCGCGACTGCTGGTACTGCCCTCTTTCCGAGGAGAGAAAAGATCTCGATGTGATCTACGCAAACGATCAGAAGATCACCACTCCCGAAGAAGCGATCGCCGAAGGCGAGATAATGGATGCTCTTGGGACCGGCGTCACGGGAGGCGAACCTCTTCTCGAAATCGAACGGGTCGTCGAGTTCTGCTCGGCGCTCAAAAAGCACTTCGGCAAAGAGCATCAGATCCATCTTTACACAGGCCACGCACCGACCGAAGAGGATCTCGCGGCCCTCGTCGGGTGTGTTGACGAGATCAGAATGCACCCTCCCCACGAAGTTTGGAAGGATATTTTGAACTCCCTATACGTTCAGTCGATCGCAAATGCGAAAATGATGGGTTTTTCGATCGGTTTCGAGGTCCCCTCTCTTCCAGGTCTCCGGCATTTCTTCCCGCTGCTTGACTCCGTTGACTTTTTCAACATCAATCAGCTCGAGTGGGGTGACGCCTGTGCCGACAATATGCGTGAGAGAAAACTCGAGACGGAAAATCCTCTCTGCAATGCAATCAAAGGTTCGACAAAATGGGCCGGCGAAATCAACGGCCATCCCAAAGTCCATTACTGTACATCCACCTTCAAGGATTCGGTCCAACTCCGGGAAAGGCTCAAGCGTATCGCCATGAACTCTGCCCGGCCGTTTGATATGATCACCGAGGACGGCACAATAATGTACGGCTCGATGGAGGTAAAAGGAGATCTTGAGCTGATTATTCCGTGTCTTCGCGCCGGAAGTTATTACGAAGAGATGGAGGACGGGACGATCGAACTCGACTGGCAGCAGATGAGAAAGATCCCCCGCAAGTTCGGCGGCGAACGCAAAATCATCGAGCGGTATCCAAACGACGGGATGATCGTTGAGGTGATTCCTCAGTGA
- the uppS gene encoding polyprenyl diphosphate synthase, which translates to MSLRSFAENLYVHRLIRQLTHVPTHVAIIQDGNRRYAKAKGKDTAFGHRAGAEITMKVFDWMEELGVIHTTFYAFSTENFKRSPEEVNELLELFIEKFSEMIKDQRIYDKKVNITVIGDRSLINDRLLQKIHDVEEATKDHHHYYLHFAIAYGGRNEILETTKSIVAKVRAGELSPDLITPDCVTERMYPEVEMPPVDLIIRTANDKRTSNFLPWLANGNEAAVCFCVPPWPEFRYVDMVRALRTYDQRMKV; encoded by the coding sequence GTGAGTCTCAGGTCCTTTGCAGAAAACCTGTATGTTCACAGGCTTATCCGGCAGCTGACCCACGTCCCGACCCATGTGGCCATCATTCAGGACGGAAACCGGAGATATGCAAAGGCCAAAGGAAAAGATACCGCATTCGGGCACCGTGCCGGAGCTGAGATAACCATGAAGGTTTTCGACTGGATGGAAGAACTTGGCGTCATCCACACAACGTTTTATGCTTTTTCCACGGAAAATTTCAAGCGTTCGCCCGAAGAAGTAAACGAGTTGCTGGAACTCTTTATCGAAAAATTCTCGGAGATGATCAAAGACCAGCGGATCTATGATAAGAAGGTCAACATAACCGTGATCGGCGACCGGTCTCTTATCAACGACCGGCTCCTGCAAAAGATCCATGATGTCGAAGAGGCCACAAAGGATCATCATCACTATTATCTGCATTTTGCCATCGCATACGGCGGACGAAACGAGATTCTGGAAACGACCAAATCGATCGTTGCCAAGGTTCGTGCCGGCGAGTTATCGCCCGATTTGATCACGCCGGACTGCGTGACCGAACGTATGTATCCGGAAGTGGAGATGCCCCCGGTCGATCTGATCATCAGGACAGCAAACGATAAACGGACCTCGAACTTTCTTCCATGGCTTGCAAACGGAAATGAAGCCGCCGTCTGTTTCTGTGTGCCGCCGTGGCCGGAATTCCGGTACGTGGATATGGTCCGTGCTCTTAGAACATACGATCAGAGAATGAAGGTCTGA
- a CDS encoding DNA alkylation repair protein produces MKPSRKHVDNSEIKSELIRLADPKYRTFSSGLIPGADNMIGVRIPDLRDLAKRIAAGDWKNYLKEATDDSFEEIMLQGLVIGYAKGQPDEIIAALTYFIPKIDNWSINDSTAMGLKIAKKHQDRFWKFIQPYLDSNQEFFVRFGVVMLLSHYVDEEHISLVLERLDSITHEGYYVRMAVAWAVSVCYVKFPNITHAYLENSSLDNATYNKAIQKICESYRADEEAKTILRGMKRK; encoded by the coding sequence GTGAAGCCATCACGAAAGCACGTGGATAATTCTGAGATCAAATCGGAACTAATACGGCTTGCCGATCCGAAATACCGCACATTTTCGAGCGGTCTGATTCCGGGAGCTGATAATATGATCGGGGTACGAATCCCGGACCTTCGCGATCTGGCAAAAAGGATCGCCGCAGGCGACTGGAAAAACTATCTCAAAGAAGCAACCGATGACTCCTTTGAAGAGATCATGCTGCAGGGCCTTGTCATCGGTTATGCAAAAGGCCAGCCGGATGAGATAATTGCAGCTCTCACCTATTTTATCCCGAAAATAGACAACTGGTCGATCAATGATTCAACCGCGATGGGGCTGAAGATCGCCAAAAAACATCAGGATAGATTCTGGAAATTTATCCAGCCGTATCTTGACTCGAACCAGGAATTTTTCGTTCGGTTCGGAGTTGTAATGCTTCTGTCCCATTATGTGGACGAAGAACACATCTCGCTGGTTTTGGAGCGGCTCGATTCAATCACCCACGAAGGATACTACGTCAGAATGGCAGTCGCCTGGGCGGTTTCAGTATGTTATGTGAAGTTCCCAAACATCACCCATGCATATCTGGAAAACTCTTCTCTGGATAACGCCACCTACAACAAAGCGATCCAGAAGATATGCGAATCCTATCGGGCCGATGAGGAGGCAAAAACCATTCTCAGGGGAATGAAGAGAAAATAA
- a CDS encoding flavodoxin family protein — protein MTKKIVALFGSNVIGGNTDKLLKEAIRGAEDAGCIVERLDIVSLDLSGCRQIYHCMEKEHCVILDEAEKYHTLLKEADGIIIATPVMTYGIPGQLKSFMDRCQPFYMAKYYRKHSFISDEHAKIRKTLFICISGMNTPEVFIGPVLTVKAFCQIIDTKYFDELLQNDMDNIKKIESKPEVMKAAYEKGRALGEAITKARG, from the coding sequence ATGACGAAAAAGATCGTGGCCTTGTTCGGCAGCAACGTTATTGGAGGAAACACCGACAAACTTCTCAAAGAAGCGATTCGCGGAGCAGAAGATGCTGGGTGCATCGTCGAGAGATTGGATATCGTCAGCCTTGATCTCTCGGGATGCAGACAGATCTACCACTGTATGGAAAAGGAACACTGCGTCATTTTAGATGAAGCGGAAAAATATCATACCCTGCTTAAAGAGGCAGACGGAATCATCATTGCAACGCCTGTTATGACCTACGGGATACCCGGTCAGCTGAAATCCTTCATGGATAGATGCCAGCCGTTTTACATGGCGAAATATTACCGGAAGCATTCGTTCATCTCCGATGAACATGCAAAGATCCGAAAAACCCTGTTCATCTGCATCTCAGGGATGAACACACCCGAGGTTTTCATCGGACCGGTCCTTACCGTAAAAGCATTCTGCCAGATCATCGACACGAAATATTTCGATGAACTGCTCCAAAATGATATGGACAACATTAAGAAAATAGAGAGCAAACCGGAAGTGATGAAAGCGGCATACGAAAAAGGGAGAGCATTGGGTGAAGCCATCACGAAAGCACGTGGATAA
- a CDS encoding carboxymuconolactone decarboxylase family protein — MSFEEKKGTCGCQGQMRELEHNIGHVPVFFKELAESDPLIHEAVLKLDNYIWSDGSLTRKEKKLIAIGIAAAMRDDHALRAQLAGAQMVGVELDEVEEALRVSYMLAGMPSYVHGKYVAKSVFHE; from the coding sequence ATGTCATTCGAAGAAAAAAAAGGCACCTGCGGGTGTCAGGGACAAATGAGGGAACTTGAGCATAATATCGGTCACGTCCCCGTCTTTTTCAAAGAACTCGCCGAATCCGACCCTCTCATTCACGAGGCCGTCCTGAAACTGGATAACTACATCTGGTCTGATGGTTCCCTGACCCGGAAAGAGAAAAAACTGATCGCCATCGGCATTGCGGCAGCAATGAGAGATGATCATGCTCTGCGTGCCCAGCTCGCCGGAGCCCAGATGGTTGGCGTTGAGTTGGACGAGGTCGAAGAGGCATTGCGTGTATCCTATATGCTTGCTGGCATGCCTTCCTATGTTCACGGAAAGTACGTCGCCAAGTCCGTTTTTCATGAGTGA